In the Armatimonadota bacterium genome, CAGCGCCGCCAGGAACTCGTGCGCCTTGGGCCGCTGGGGGTGGCGCGCCAGGGCCACGGCCTGCCAGGGCGTGCGCAGCGCGGCCAGCTCTTCGCGCAGCGCAGCGGCGCGCGCTTCCAGGGCCTCCACCAGGTCGGGCGCCGGCGGTCCTGTCTGCGCCGCGCGCTGGCGGTGCTGCGCGAGCTCGCGCGTCACCTCGCCCAACTGCGCTTCGAGCGCGGCTGCCCGCTCCTCGGCTTGGCGGTCGCGCTCGGGTAGGACCTTCACGGTCCCGCGCCTCCCGGCCCCGCGTCCCCCGCTCCCGCGCCTTCCGTCCGTGCGCCTTCCGACGCCGCGGCAGCAGCCTCCACGCGGGGCGCGCCGAAGTAGCGCAGCAACCTGCGCAGCGTCTCCCGCAGCTGCGCTCGTGGGACCACCAGGTCGATCAGCCCGTGCTCCAGACAGAACTCGGCCGTCTGGAACTGCGCGGGCAGCTTGCGGCGGATCGTCTGCTCGATCACCCGGCGGCCCGCGAAGCCGATCAGCGCGCCCGGCTCGGCCAGGATCACGTCGCCCAGGAACGCGAAGCTGGCGGTCACGCCGCCGGTGGTGGGGTCGCACAGCACCGAGATGTAGGGGAGCCGCGCGTCATGGACACGCCCCACCGCCGCACTGGTCTTGGCCAGCTGCATCAGCGACAGCGCGCCCTCCTGCATGCGCGCGCCCCCTGACGCCGCAAACGTCACCAGGGGCACCCGCGCGTCGACTGCGCGCTCGGCCAGGCGCGCGATCTTCTCGCCCACCACCGAGCCCATCGAGCCGCCCATGAAGAAGAAGTCCAGCGCGCCGACCGCGATCCGGTAGCCGTCGATGGTGCCAAAGCCGGTCAGGGCCGCCTCAGGACGGCCCGTGGCCCGCCGGGCCTCGGCGAGCTTGGCCGCGTACCCGTCGAACCGCAGGGGATCGCCGCTGGTCAACCCGGCGTCGGTCTCCTGGAACGAGCCTGCATCGAGCACCTGGGCCAGGCGTTCGGGCGCGGCGAGGCGGTGGTGGTACCCGCAGGTCGGGCAGACCTTGAGGTTGCGTTCCAGGTCCTTGGTGTAGGTAACGGCGCCGCACCGGGGACACTTCGTCCACAGCCCGGCCGGGAGGTCGCGCCGTTCGGTGGAGGTGTACTTCGGGCGGCGCAGCCAGTGCAGCATGTGCGCCTCGGTGGCTGGTACGGATCGGCGGGCGCACACGCGCCCGCGAGAACCATACCATTATACCCTGCGCCGCCCGGTGGTGGATGATGTCGGAGCACGTGCAGTTCCTCCACAACCAGCCGCGCCGCCCGGAGCTGGATAATGCCGGACGATACGCACCCTGCTCGGCGGGCTCAGGCGCCGCGCGTCGTCACGTTGGTGGCCGCGGCGCGGCACCTGACCGTGACGCGGTCAGTATGGGTGCGCCGCCAGCAGCAAGCGCTTGCGGGGCGCCCCGCGCCCCGTCACTTCCTGATCAGCGTGTGCAACTCCTGGACGTGCCGCTGAGGTTTGATGTCGGGGGGGAGATTCGGGCGGACGTACTTGGCGAACCACTCACTTGCCGCCTTGGATGACTCCCACACCTCGACGACCCGCCAACCGCCCTCGATCGGGTGTCCAAAGTGCATGATGAAGCCGGGAGCCTCCTTGAGCGCCTCGCCAAGGGCGCGGATGGTCTGTTCATAGCCTTCGGGCGTTTGGCCTGGGACATCACCTGTAATGACCACCGGCATTGCGATCACCTCCATCAGACGTTTGTCCGAACAGGCCAAGAAGCCGACGGATGGCATTCCGCTCCGGCTCTGCCGTTCGGACCGTGCGAGTCCACCCATCGAACGTTCAGGATCGGGTCCTCGGGATCGGAGAAACGATCTTCTTGGCCTTCCCGATCGCCTCCATGTAGGTCTCGGGCGGCATGATCGGCGTGAATTTCGGTTCGTTTCCAGTAAACCAGGTCAGTGCGTACATGAGTTCTGCGATGTGGGCGGGACTATTGAGCTCGACCACCATGAAGAGACCTCATCTCGTGGGGGTCCCGTAGATCGCCTGAGGTCGGAAACGATCTACGATCTTCGCAAAGAACGGCCCCCGGCCCGTCGCCGCTATCGATGGTGTCGCCGCTTTCGATCGTGGCCCAAGTCTCTACCATGTAGAGCATCGCCTTTCCCCCCGGGGTCCCAGGCCGCTGATGCCGGCGCGTGGGTTGATGTTCGGAGCCAAGGTCGGGCGAGGAGCGCTGCCCTCCTTTCGTGGGTTCGTTTGCTACCGAACGAGCGCCGTCCCAGCCAGCGATCCGCTCGGACGCTGATTGGGTGCTATCCTACAACCGGCGCGAGGGCTGAGCAACCCCCGGCAGTCCCCAGGGCCCCCCGGTGCCTGGGATCGTAGCTGTTCCCCGCGGGCGTCCCGCCCTATCCCACGACGTCGCGGAAGATCCGCAGGAAGTTGGCGCCCAGCAGCTTGATGATCTCGTTGTCGGAGTAGCCCGCCCACACCAGCGCGCGGGTCAGGTTGGGCCAGTCCCGCCACGACTGGTAGCCCTCGACCCGTGCGCCCCAGCTGGTGCGGTGCTCGGGACGGAAGCCAAACCGCGCCATTTCGGCGTCCAGCAGCGCCTCCAGGGGCTGCGGAAACACCGCGCCCCAGTCGGTGCCGATGCCCACGTGGTCGATCCCCATGACCTCCACCGCGCGCTCGACGTGGGCCAGGAAGTGGTGGAGGGTGGCCGTGGGCTCCGCGGTGATGAAGAACGGCACGACCAGCACGCCGAAGTAGCCGTCGCGCGCGGCCAGCGCCCGGAGGATCTCGTCGGTCTTGCCCCGGTCGTGCGGGCTGAGCTCCCGCGAGAAGGCGTGGGTGATGGCGACGGGGCGCTGGGAGGCCTCGATCGCCTCCAGGGTGGTGCGCAGGCCGCAGTGGGACAGGTCGATCAGAATGCCCCGGGCGTTCATGTGGCGGACGAGGCGCAGGCCGAAGTGGGTGAGGCCGCCGTCGTGGCGCTCGGTGCACCCGGCGCCCACGAAGTTCTGGGCGTTGTAGGTGAGCTGCACGATGCGCACGCCCAGGTCGTAGAAGAAGTCCAGCAGGCTCAGGTCCTGTCCGATCGCCGTGGTGTTCTGGAAGTTGAGGATGATCCCGCGGCGGCCCTCGGCCTTGGCGCGCTCGATGTCGGCAGCGCGGGTGACCTTCAGCAGGCGGTCGCAGCCGTCGAACTTGCGCGTGATGCGCGCCAGGTCGCGGAGCGCCGCCTCGTAGCTGAAGGGGATGCGGCCGAAGGCACCCTGGGTGGCGCTGATGACGTCGACCCCGCTCGCGTCCCACCAGGCCCAGTACTCGGGCAGCTGATCGGCGACCAGGGCCTCGGTGGCCATGCGATCCAGTTCGTCGAGGATGTCAGGTAGCGGCGTCTGCCGCGCGGCCAGCTCGTCGAGGCGAGCCAGCATCGCGGGCGAGAACACCGAGGGCTCACTGGACAGCGTGTCGATGACCAGGGCTTCCCGGTGGAGGGCGGCGGCGCGCGCCTCCTGTGCGGCGGTCAGCGTGAACATGGGTGCTCCTCGTGTGCGCGTGGTGTCGACGGAAGGAGTTCCGCTTGGCCGGCCCCGTCCCTGCCGGATCAGGGGTCCTGCGCCGCCATGGCGACCGGCGCGGTACTGCAACGACCGTTCGCGCGCGCCGTACGACCCCCACGGTCTCTTCGCTCCTGTGCCTCTGCGCCCGCCGTCGTCTGCGGCGACGACCCCGCGTGCTCCGCTGCACGACGTGGGCTCTCGTTGTTTCTTGAAAACTCCCCGGCAACGCACACGCGGTCATCGGCATTCGCCTGCACGACCTGCGCCCTTGTTATAATGAGAACGCTGCTGGCGGCAGTCGTAGTGGCAGGGGACGTGGTGTCGGCGCATTTCCTCGTGTCAGGTCACCGCGCCGCACGGCAGCTGGGAGCAGAGGAGGCGCATCTGTCGTGTTCATCACCGGACCATCGACCCCCCGACGGGTCAAGAACCGGAGCCTGCCGCTGCTGGTCGTGCTGACCGTCGCGGGCCTGCTGGGCGGCTACGTGGGGCCCCGTGCAGGCCTCGTGCTGGGACCGGCGGGTAGCGCCGGCGCGCAGCTGCCCGGCCTCGCGCCACCGCCTGCGGCCGTGCAGGCGCCGGCGCCTCCGGGGGTCGCGCAGCTCCCGCCGGGTGCGCCGCCGGCCGTCGTGCAGGCGCCGACCACCCGGGTGCTCGAGCGCGAGGAGTCGGCGATCATCCGCGTGGTGCAGCAGGCGCGCCCCGCGGTGGTGAACATCAACGTGCGGGCCGCCGTGGCCACCCCGTTCGGCCTGTTCCCCCAGGAAGGACAGGGATCGGGCGTCATCGTCCGGCGGGACGGCCTCATCCTGACCAACAACCACGTGGTGCAGGGGGCTCAGGAGATCACCGTGACGCTGCTCTCGGGCCGGACGCTGCGGGGGCGGGTCATCGGCGCCGATCGCTTCTCCGACCTGGCGGTGGTCCGCGTGGACGGCGGCGGGGCGCTCCCCGTGGTGGAGTTCGGCTCGTCCAGCGCCCTGCAGGTGGGGCAGACCGCCATCGCCATCGGCAACCCGTTCGGGCTGGGGAGCACGGTGACCGTGGGCGTGGTCAGCGCGCTGAACCGCAGCATCCAGGCCGGCCCGGACTTCATCGTCGAGAACCTCATCCAGACCGACGCGGCCATCAACCCCGGGAACAGCGGCGGCGCGCTGCTCGACTCGAGCGGGCGTCTGATCGGCATCAACACCGCCATCATCCGCGACGCGCAGGGCATCGGGTTCGCGATCCCCATCGACCACGCCCGCGCCATCATGGAGCAGATCATCGAGCGTGGTCGCGTGGTGCGGCCGGCGCTGGGTGTCGAGATCCGCGGCGAGATCGACCCTGCCACCGCGCGGGCCTACGGGCTGGGCATCGACTACGGCGTGCTGGTGGTGCCGCAGCCCGGCAGCCCGGCCGAGCGCGCCGGCATGCGTGCCAACGACATCATCGTCGCCATCGACGGGCAGAAGGTGACCAACATCAGCGAGCTGCGGCGGGAGCTGTTCAAGAGGCGGCCCGGCGACGTGGTGCGCGTGGAGGTGTTCCGCGAGGGCCGGCGGCTCACGCTGACCGTGACGTTGACCGAGCTGCGCACCAGCGGGCTGGCGCGCCCCTGGGCCTAACGGGCCGGTGCACGTCGTGCGCCCCGGCCTGACGGCGCGTCGGCAGGCCGGACGCTTCTGCCTGGTCGACTTCGACGGGCCCGAGCCCCCCGCGACCCTCGAACGTCGCATCGCCGACGCCCACATCGCCGGCGTCGTTCTCTTCCGGAAGAACGTGCGCAGCGCCAGACAGGTCGCGGCCCTTACCGCCTCCCTGCAGGGGACGGCGCGGGCGGCCGGCGCGCCGCCGCTGCTGGTGGCCATCGACCACGAGGGCGGGGCGGTCACGCGCTTCCCCCTGCGGCCCGACCCTGCTGGCCCGGCCATGACCCCGTTGCCCTCGGCCATGGCGCTGGGGGCCGCCGGCGATCCGGCCCTGGCGCGCGCGGCCGGCGCGGTGGCTGGCGCGGAGCTGCGTGCGCTGGGCGTGCACCTCAACTTCGCGCCCGTACTCGACGTCAACACCAATCCTGCCAACCCGGTCATCGGCGCCCGCGCCTTCGGTGAGACCGCGGCGATGGTGACGGCGCTTGGGATCGCGTACCTCCAAGGGCTCCAGGCGGCGGGGGTCGGGGCCACGGCGAAGCACTTCCCCGGGCATGGCGACACCAGCGTCGACTCGCACCTGGGTCTGCCGCGCGTGGACCACGCCATCGTGCGCCTGGAGACGGTGGAGCTGGCACCGTTCGCCGCAGCAGTGCGTGCCGGCGTCGCAGCCATCATGACCGCCCACGTGGTCTACCCCGCCCTCGACCCCAGCGGGACGCCCGCCACCATGTCGGCGCCCATCCTCGCGGGGCTGCTGCGCGACCGGTTGGGGTACGGCGGGCTGGTGGTGTCCGACTCGCTGAGCATGCGGGCCATCGCCGACCACGTCGGGGTCGGCGAGGCGGCGGTGGCCGCCGTGGCTGCGGGCTGCGACCTGCTGCTGGCGCTCGGACCACCGGCCTTGCAGGACGACGTCCTCGAGCGCCTCGCGCTGGCGATCGAGCGGGGGGTGCTCCCGGCGGCGCGGCTTGCGGCTGCGGCGGCGCGCCTGGCCGACGCCCTGCAGCGCCGGGGCGCCGGCACGGCGGGTACAGGAGCGCCCGCAGGCGGTCCCGGGCCTCCGGACCTCGCCGCGCACGTCGGCACGCCAGCCCACCTGGACGTCGCGCGGCGCATCGCCGAGGCCGCGGTGACGCTGGTCCGTGATCCCGCAGGCAGGCTGCCGCTCCGCGGAAGGGTCGCCGTCGTGGCGCTTGGGGGGCGCTCCGGTCCGGCGGAGCCTGTCGAGGGGTTCTGGCCCGAGCTCGATGCCTCCCTGCGGCGCCATGGCGCGGACGCAGTCGGGCGGCCGCCGGACGCCAAGGACCTGTCCGCGTTCGACCGGGTGGTCGCAGTCACGTGGGGGCGCGGGACGCCCGAGGCCCGCACGGTCGAGGTCTGGCGGGCGTTGCACCGTCGCGTTGGCGACCGCCTGGTGGTCGTGGCCGCCGGCGATCCCTACGAGCTGGCTGCCGTGCCGCCCGACGCAGCCTGCGTGGCCACCTACGGCCCAGACCCCTTCAGCATCGACGCTGCGGCGCAGGTGCTGCTGGGGCGCCGTCGGGCCCGCGGGCGCCTGCCGGTCACGCTGCCCCGGGCCACGCCGTGACCGCCCCGGTGGCGTCGTGCACACCTGCGGGCGGCCTTATCGGCGGCCGCCGTCGCCGCGCAGGGGAAACAGGCTCTCAGGTGGCGCCGTGAACACCCGCAGGGATACCAGGACCGGGGACGGGCGGGCGGTCGAAGCCAGAGACCGCTGGACTGGCCCGTCAGAGCCGCGGTGTGCCTCCCCGGCTGGGCGCCGGTGGGCGATCCGGGCCGGGCGCTTGCTGCGGCCCGACGGGCTGAGCGGCCCGGGGATCGTGGAGATCGAGGACGACCGGATCGCCGCCGTCACCGAGGGCGACCGGCCCGGGCCGGCGCTCGATGCCTGTGAGGACCTGGTGGCACCCGGGTTCGTCGACCTTCAGGTCAACGGTGCTGCCGGCTGCGACTTTCTGCACCCCACGCCGGAGGGGTTCGCTGCCGCCTCCGCGCATCTGCTGCGCACGGGCACCGTCGCCTACCTGCCGACCCTCGTCTCGGCGCCGCACGACCAGCTGCAGCAGGCCCTGGCGTTCTTCGCCGCGCGCATGCACGACCCGGCGTGCGCGCCGCGCATCGCGGGCGTGCACCTCGAGGGCCCCTTCCTGTCACGCGCGCGCCCTGGCGCGCATCCCGTCGAGCATCTCCAGCCTCCTTCCATCTCATTCATCGGCCGCCTGCTCGACGAGTTTCAGGGGGTCGTGCGGCTGGTCACCCTGGCCCCGGAACTCGACGGCGCGCTGGAGGTCATCGACTTCCTCGCACGCCGCGGGGTCCTCGTCGCGGTGGGGCACACCGACGCGACGTTCGCTCAGGCCTGGGCGGCCTTTGAGCGAGGCGCGCGGCTGGCGACCCACCTGTTCAACGCGATGCGGCCGCTACACCATCGCGAGCCCGGCGTGGTGGGGGCGGCCCTGGCGCATCCCGAGGTCACCTGCACGGTCGTCGCCGACCTGGTGCACCTGCACCCGGCGGTGCTTGCCCACGTGATCGCGGCCAAGACGCCGGCGCGCGTGGCGCTCGTGACCGACGCGGTCGCGGCGGCAGGCACGGTGGGCGGCACGGCCACCCTGGGCGACCGCACGGTCGTCGTGCGCGACGGCGCGCCACGCCTGCCCGATGGGACGCTGGCCGGCAGCGTGCTCACCATGGACGCGGCCGTGCGGCACGTGTGCGCGCTCGGCGTCGACCTGGCCGACGCCTTGCGCATGGCCTCCGTCACGCCGGGGGCGTTGTTGGGGCGTTCTCCCGGTCTGGCCCCGGGCGCGCCCGCGGACCTGGTCGTGCTGGATGCCAGCCTGCGGGTTCGGGCGACGATCGTACGCGGACGCCTCATCTGGCAGTCCCCGCGGCAGTCCCCGTAAGGGTCGCGGCGGTCGTGAGTAGTCGTAAGTACAGGAACGTCTGAAGCGCTAGGGCGTCTGGAGCGCCGGGGCGTAGGGAGGGGAGCGGGGGGCGGCGAATCCCGGGGTGCCCGGCGGGGAGGAGACCGCATGTGGGGTCGCGCGTCCAGGTGACGATGGGTCGACTGCGGTGATGGTCGACCTGGGGCGGCCGACTGTTGCGATGGTCGCCCGGAGCATGGTCGGCCGGGCGATGGTCGATCGTGGTATGGCCGATAGTCGCGCTGGTCGGCCGGCGCGCAGATCGACCGGAGCGACGGGGGAGCCGGAGAGCATGGAGGCGTTGAAACACCGGATCCGGACCGAGGGCCGCAACCTCGGGCGCGGCATCCTCAAAGTCGACGGCTTCATCAACCACCAGGTGGACCCCGCCCTCATGCACGCCTGCGGCCAGGAGCTGGCGCGCCGCTTCGCCGCGGCTGGCGCCACTAAAGTGCTGACCGCCGAGATCTCGGGCATCGCGCCGGCGTTCTGCACCGCCCTCGTCCTGGGCGTGCCCGTGATCTACGCCCGCAAGCAGCGGCCGGCGACGATGCCGCATGAGGTCTACCTGACCCTGGCGCCCTCCCACACCAAGGGTCTGCACGTCGAGCTGATCGTCTCGCCCGAGTTCCTGGCGCCTGGCGACCGCGTGCTGATCGTCGACGACTTCCTGGCCACGGGGCAGACGATCCAGGGGCTCGCGCGCATCGTGCAGGCGGCGCGGGCACATCTGGTGGGGATCGGGGTGGTCATCGAGAAGACCTTCGAGGGCGGCCGCGCGCTGCTGGAGTCCCTGGGCGTGCCCATCGAGGCCCTGGCCCGCGTGGTGGACATGCGGGACGAGAAGATCGTGGTCGCCGACTGACGGAGGCCCCGCGCCGTGCAGCGCTACCTGGCCCGCCGCGCGCTTGTCACCCTGCCGATCCTGCTGGGAATCACGGTGTTGAGCTACCTCATCATGTCGCTTACGCCCGGGGACCCCGTGACGATGCTCATCAACCCCAGCATGAGCGAGGCCGACATCGAGATCAAACGCCGCGCGCTGGGCCTCGACCAGCCCGTCTACGTGCGCTACGTCAAGTGGCTCGGCGAGCTGCTGCAGGGCAACCTGGGCTACTCGTTCAGCAGCGGCGCGCCCGTGGCCCGGCGGATCGGTGAGCGCCTCGGGCCCACGCTCCTGCTGACCGGGACGGCGCTGACGCTGTCCTACCTCATCGCCGTGCCCACCGGCGTCCTGGTGGCGGTGCGGCGCTACAC is a window encoding:
- the accD gene encoding acetyl-CoA carboxylase, carboxyltransferase subunit beta, with product MLHWLRRPKYTSTERRDLPAGLWTKCPRCGAVTYTKDLERNLKVCPTCGYHHRLAAPERLAQVLDAGSFQETDAGLTSGDPLRFDGYAAKLAEARRATGRPEAALTGFGTIDGYRIAVGALDFFFMGGSMGSVVGEKIARLAERAVDARVPLVTFAASGGARMQEGALSLMQLAKTSAAVGRVHDARLPYISVLCDPTTGGVTASFAFLGDVILAEPGALIGFAGRRVIEQTIRRKLPAQFQTAEFCLEHGLIDLVVPRAQLRETLRRLLRYFGAPRVEAAAAASEGARTEGAGAGDAGPGGAGP
- the xpt gene encoding xanthine phosphoribosyltransferase; amino-acid sequence: MEALKHRIRTEGRNLGRGILKVDGFINHQVDPALMHACGQELARRFAAAGATKVLTAEISGIAPAFCTALVLGVPVIYARKQRPATMPHEVYLTLAPSHTKGLHVELIVSPEFLAPGDRVLIVDDFLATGQTIQGLARIVQAARAHLVGIGVVIEKTFEGGRALLESLGVPIEALARVVDMRDEKIVVAD
- a CDS encoding membrane dipeptidase is translated as MFTLTAAQEARAAALHREALVIDTLSSEPSVFSPAMLARLDELAARQTPLPDILDELDRMATEALVADQLPEYWAWWDASGVDVISATQGAFGRIPFSYEAALRDLARITRKFDGCDRLLKVTRAADIERAKAEGRRGIILNFQNTTAIGQDLSLLDFFYDLGVRIVQLTYNAQNFVGAGCTERHDGGLTHFGLRLVRHMNARGILIDLSHCGLRTTLEAIEASQRPVAITHAFSRELSPHDRGKTDEILRALAARDGYFGVLVVPFFITAEPTATLHHFLAHVERAVEVMGIDHVGIGTDWGAVFPQPLEALLDAEMARFGFRPEHRTSWGARVEGYQSWRDWPNLTRALVWAGYSDNEIIKLLGANFLRIFRDVVG
- a CDS encoding trypsin-like peptidase domain-containing protein gives rise to the protein MFITGPSTPRRVKNRSLPLLVVLTVAGLLGGYVGPRAGLVLGPAGSAGAQLPGLAPPPAAVQAPAPPGVAQLPPGAPPAVVQAPTTRVLEREESAIIRVVQQARPAVVNINVRAAVATPFGLFPQEGQGSGVIVRRDGLILTNNHVVQGAQEITVTLLSGRTLRGRVIGADRFSDLAVVRVDGGGALPVVEFGSSSALQVGQTAIAIGNPFGLGSTVTVGVVSALNRSIQAGPDFIVENLIQTDAAINPGNSGGALLDSSGRLIGINTAIIRDAQGIGFAIPIDHARAIMEQIIERGRVVRPALGVEIRGEIDPATARAYGLGIDYGVLVVPQPGSPAERAGMRANDIIVAIDGQKVTNISELRRELFKRRPGDVVRVEVFREGRRLTLTVTLTELRTSGLARPWA
- the nagZ gene encoding beta-N-acetylhexosaminidase, whose protein sequence is MRPGLTARRQAGRFCLVDFDGPEPPATLERRIADAHIAGVVLFRKNVRSARQVAALTASLQGTARAAGAPPLLVAIDHEGGAVTRFPLRPDPAGPAMTPLPSAMALGAAGDPALARAAGAVAGAELRALGVHLNFAPVLDVNTNPANPVIGARAFGETAAMVTALGIAYLQGLQAAGVGATAKHFPGHGDTSVDSHLGLPRVDHAIVRLETVELAPFAAAVRAGVAAIMTAHVVYPALDPSGTPATMSAPILAGLLRDRLGYGGLVVSDSLSMRAIADHVGVGEAAVAAVAAGCDLLLALGPPALQDDVLERLALAIERGVLPAARLAAAAARLADALQRRGAGTAGTGAPAGGPGPPDLAAHVGTPAHLDVARRIAEAAVTLVRDPAGRLPLRGRVAVVALGGRSGPAEPVEGFWPELDASLRRHGADAVGRPPDAKDLSAFDRVVAVTWGRGTPEARTVEVWRALHRRVGDRLVVVAAGDPYELAAVPPDAACVATYGPDPFSIDAAAQVLLGRRRARGRLPVTLPRATP
- the nagA gene encoding N-acetylglucosamine-6-phosphate deacetylase, coding for MLRPDGLSGPGIVEIEDDRIAAVTEGDRPGPALDACEDLVAPGFVDLQVNGAAGCDFLHPTPEGFAAASAHLLRTGTVAYLPTLVSAPHDQLQQALAFFAARMHDPACAPRIAGVHLEGPFLSRARPGAHPVEHLQPPSISFIGRLLDEFQGVVRLVTLAPELDGALEVIDFLARRGVLVAVGHTDATFAQAWAAFERGARLATHLFNAMRPLHHREPGVVGAALAHPEVTCTVVADLVHLHPAVLAHVIAAKTPARVALVTDAVAAAGTVGGTATLGDRTVVVRDGAPRLPDGTLAGSVLTMDAAVRHVCALGVDLADALRMASVTPGALLGRSPGLAPGAPADLVVLDASLRVRATIVRGRLIWQSPRQSP